A segment of the Nitrospinaceae bacterium genome:
TCCTGGTCCACCGAACTTGCGGTGACGCCGTCTGGCTATAATTTCTTGGATATCCAGCATTTATGGTAGCCTCCGAGGTCCAATAGCAGTGGTACTTTTCGGAGGCTATTATGCGAGTAAAATAGGTTCGCCCTTGGGTGCTTCCCAGATCCTAACCTGACCCGTCCCATCTCCTGCTCCTACTCTATCTCGGTGCGAAATCCTCACCGCACAACACACCTGCACCGACCGCATACTGCCCCCTCAAACGCGTTTTCAGATCTCACTGGGCAGTGAATTAACAATTCATCACGCACAGCGTTTCTTGCTCATCTACATCCCCCCAAAATTGAGCGGTCTAAAAAGAGCAAAAAATATACGCTAATTTAGCCTGGGCCGACGTGAGGGGGGGGGGCACGTCAACTTGTTCTCGAAGTATCAGTACTCACCATCGAGCATTAAACGCTTGGCCCACATCTGTTAATTGCAAAAGCATCGGCCAAGTAAAGAATTTCACCCGTCGTCATTTTTCCGCTCGCGACATTGAGCAATTCATCGTATACGCGACGGCCGGCATCTTGGATGGGTAAGCCTTCAAAAATATCCGAGACATCCACATCAGTAGTGTCCAGATTCATGCTTGCTGATGCCGGGTTTCCTGTAACACGGATTGTGGACATGAGAGGATGATTAATCGTAAGCCCTCCGCTCGTTGAAAAAAGAAGCACCTGAGCCCCTCCCGCACAAATCCCTGTAAGGGATTCACCGCTATGGCCCGGAGTATCCATGATGTGAACGCCGCTTTTCCGGCCGGCCCGCTCGGCCCAAGGGATTACGTCCACGATAGGTGCCGTTCCAGCTTTTTGAATAGCTCCCAAGGATTTTTCTTCTATGGTGGTGAGTCCACCCGCTATGTTGTCACTTGTTGGTTGACTACCGCGCAAGTCCACACCATATGCAAGAACATTATTTTCAGTCTCCTTCACCATTTTCCAGATGCGATCACCCAGTGAAGAGCGTACACATTTGGCCGCCAGGACATCCTCGGCTCCCATCAACTCGGTAGTTTCGGCGAGGATAGCTCGACCACCGAGCTGAACCACTTGGTCGGTTACCCAACCTAGTGCTTTATTATGAGAGAGGCCCGAGATAGTGTCTGATCGCCCACAATTGAGACCGACCAGAAGCTTACTCACGGGGACCTCTTGGCGCTGCTCTTTCGTTAGCTCCCGCACCATTTCCATCCCGATGCGTGTCGCCTTAGCCGTTGCATCTGCAATACCACTTCCTTTTCTAATGTTCACCAATCCAACACGTTTGCCGCTCTTGGCGATCCGGTGGGCAAGCTCTTCACCTGAGCGTTCATTTTCGTGGTAGTGATCAATAACAAGAACAGCTCCTGCATTTGCGTTTAAACCTTGGCCTACTAGGGTATTTAGAGTGTGTTCTAGATCTGGAGCAATTTGGCATCGGCCGAGAGGATGGGTGAGTGGAATGGAATGACGTAGGGTGTGAGCTACACGCTCGCAGACAGAATTAGCGCTAAAAAGACCGCTCAACACGAGGAGGTAATTTCGTGAGCCAACGTCGCCATTTTCTCTACGATAACCCCACCAGGTGGAACGCAATCGTAGCAAGTTTTTCGCTCGGCGAGATACTCGCGCCTGTTTTATATTAATCTTCGTCATAACCAATATTTTCCTATTATGCTCTAGGTAGGACTATTTTATAGGAAAGAGTCATTTAGCGGAACTCAGGAAAGAGTCTTAAACAGTATTCGAATACCTCTCGGACTTAGTTTACAACCTCCCCTTGAATTCGCCTCAATGAAAACTATTTGTAAATCTCAATGTGTTACATCTGTATTGATTTACAAATATAGATTTAAAATCACAGTTTGGTTTGATTACCCAATGCAAACAATAATAAACATATCCTAGAAATGGAGATATCGGTATTATTAAAAGGAGAAAAGCACTAAATGTTTTTTGAAAAGTAACGCATTGTTACTTGAAAGGGGATTAGGTATGGAAATGAAATCAACATTAGAGGTGGTCAACGAAAAAGAAATTGATTCACATGCTGGCGTGACCGACGATCAAACGATCCAACCTCTTGTTGGACATCCGGAACGACCGACAGATAGGCTCCGAATCGTATTGGCCACTTTCGAGCCTAATACTCTCGAAAAACTTCACTGGCACCCGATCGAGGCTTTCTACTATGTAATTTCAGGGCGGGCCAATGTTCGGGATTTCGAAGGAAAAGAATACGACGTCGGGCCCGGAACGTCGATATATGCTCCTCCTGGAATCGCCAGCGCACATGAATGGGAGGTCAAAGAAACGTTGCAGCTTATTGCCGTCCGCGGGACCAACGACCCAACCAAGAATATGCCGTTCACTGTCGAGAAGGACACCAAACGCTCTTACATCAACCTTGATGAGCTAATGAGGCGTGAGGGAGGACGATTTAAGTCCCATTACTAAAACATACTAATGGAAACCTGAACATGATGAGTTACTAGTTCGCCAGCCTCACCAATTGCCATTTAATTTAAAATTAACCATGCACAGTTTATTCAAAGATTTTTTTGTGAAAAAAAATCGATGGATCTGAATACCAACTTTTTCCACCTAGTCTCCAGTTAATTTCACCCTACATAACTTCATAGAATCGAGTTTCATGGTTCTCTATCATTTTAATTATATGAACATCTATTTAAAATTCTCTCGTATCATTTTTCAATCGCATCGGCGAGAAATTCGACGAGGTGGCGGGCCTGGCGACCTGTACCGTGGTCAATCTGCTGGCGACATGAGACCCCATTGGCAATGACATAAGTATCCTCGTTGCTTTCCTTTATCGCCGGGAAAAGTTTCATCCCCCCGATGGCGAGGGAAATGTCGTAGTGCTCTTTTTGATAGCCGAACGCTCCCGCCATCCCGCAGCAGCCCGAGGGTATTTCCTCGACCTCAAGGCCTGGAATGAGTTTCAGCACCTCGAGCGAAGGGCCTGAGCCCACAAGAGATTTTTGGTGGCAATGGCCGTGAAATAGGGCCCGGCCCGGCAACTTCCGTAGAGGAAGGTCGAGTTTTCCCTTTTCTTTTAAGTGAACAAGAAACTCCTCAAGGAGAAAAACTGAATCAGCAAGGTGGCGGGATTCTTCGCCCACCATGAGATCAGGGTATTCATCTCGTAGCGTGAGCAGACAACTCGGCTCCACCCCTACGATATAAGTCCCCTCGCGAAGTGCGCTAGAGAGGCGGGTTAGATTTTCTCCGGCCAGTTCCCTGGCCTCGCGAAGAAGTCCGTTCGATATCAGGGGGCGCCCGCAACAGCCCATTTCCGCGAGGTGCACCTCAAAACCCGCTGCCTCAAGCACGCAGATAGCCGCTTTTCCTACCTCGGGATGGTGATAGTTCGTGAAGGTGTCATTCATGAAGAGCACTTTGCCCTGACCCGATTTTGAGCCCTTCGGGCGCGAGCGGAACCAATCCTCAAACGTTTCATTCACCAGAGGAGAGAGTTTGCGCCGCCGGTCCACCCCTAAAAAACGCTCCATAAGCGAGCGGATAAAAATGCTCTTGTAGCTCATATTCACCAGGGCGGCGAATGGTTTACTGAGGCGGTTGATTTGCGCGATACGACCGAATAAGCGAGCACGGGCTGGGGTACCGTGACTGTCCCAGTGAGCCTGCATCACCTCAGCCTTTATCTTGGCCATGTCCACGCTTGAGGGACACTCGGCCTTGCAGCCCTTGCAGGCAAGACACAAATCCATCACCTCATATAGGCGTTTTGATGATAAGTCCTCGCCCTCGATGCCGCCCGATATGACCTCCCTCAATGCGTTGGCCCGACCCCGGGTGGAATGCTCCTCCTCGTTGGTGACCTGGAAGGAAGGGCACATTGTCCCGTCCCGTTTTCGGCAGGCCCCCACGCCATTGCACATCTCAATCGCCCGAGCGAAGCCGCCGTCGCTAGAGAAATCCATGATAGTGGGAATGGGCACCGTCTTGTAGGTGGGGCTGATCCTGAAGTTGTCCGTGAATGGATCACCGTCAACTATTTTGCCCGGGTTCATCAACCCCTCAGGGTCGAAGACGCGCTTCACTTCGCGGAAGGCGTTGTTGAGCTTGGGCCCGAAGAACTTGGGTATCAAATGGCTTCTAGCGAGACCGTCACCATGCTCTCCGCTCATGGCGCCGCCGAATTCGAGAACGAGGTCGGCTGTCTGTTCTTGTATAGAAATCATTTTCTCAATCTCGGATTCCATTTTGAGATTGATGCCGGGCCGAATGTGCATGAGTCCGACGCTTGAGTGACCGCAATAGGAACCCTCGGTACCGTGTTCGCGTATAATTTTGTCGAGCCTGTGGTAGTAGTCGAGAAGTTTTTCGGGTGCCACGGCACAATCTTCAATAAATGCACAAGGCTTCTTGTCACCCTTCACTCCGAGCAGTAAGCCGAGCCCGGCTTTTCTGACATTTGAGATGGCTGCTTGCCCGGCGGAGTTGAGCAATGGAATGTGGGAGTAACCAATGTTGTATCTTTCAAGTTCACTCACCAGATCCCCTACTTTGCCGCGCACTTCCTCGGCGTCATCGCCAAAGAAAATCACCTGAAGAGTGGCGGCAGGATCTCCTTGGACAAACGCGGTCATCCAGCGACGCGCCTCGATATTCTGCTGGGCGAGCTCCAAAAGAATGCGATCCATGAATTCAAGCGCAGCAGGTCTGTGGGCCAATATTTGGGCGCTCGCGGCCAGCGCCCGCTCAATTGAGTCGAAATGAATGGCCAGCGAGCCACGCGCCTTCGGACGATGGCAGATGCGAACCTTGGCCTCTGTGATGGTGGCGAGGGTGCCTTCTGAGCCAACGAGAAACTTCGCGAGGTTGAAAGGCTCATCCTTGATCAGTTCATCGAGGTTGTAGCCCGCCACCCGGCGCATGATTTTAGGATAACGATCATCAATTACCTGGCGGTTCTCATTCGAGAGGCGGCGGAGGGTTCGGTGGATATCGCCGACTCGACTTTTTTCCTCGAGCTTGGCTTTCAGCGCCGCACCTTCAAGCGGGCCGAAGGTGAAGGGTTCCCCACCCGCCAGAAAGCCCGATATCTCGTGAACATGATCGACGGTTTTCCCATAGACAAGGGATTCCGAGCCCGAGGAATTGTTTCCCATCATTCCGCCGAGTGTGGCCCGGCTGCTGGTGGAGGTATTCGGGCCAAAAACAAAACCATACGGCTTGAGGTAATCGTTGAAGTGATCTTGAACAAGGCCAGGCTGGACTCGAGCCCATTCGTTGTCTAAGTCATGCTCGACAACACGGTTCATGTACTTTGAAAAATCGATAACGACGGCCTTGCCGACAGTCTGGCCGGCGATGCTGGTTCCGCCACCGCGGGAAAGAACAGCCGCCCGATGGGCCGCCGATATTTCGAGGGTACGCCGAACATCTTCATTTGAGCGGGGGATGACTACGCCCACCGGTTCAATACGATACATGCTGGCGTCGGTGCTATAAAGCTTTTTGTAGTAAGGATCGAAGCGAACCTCACCCTCAACGGTCTCTTTTAGATCGCTTTCGAGTTTTTCCCAGCTCACCATGCATTTACACCACGTTTAAACACCACGCCTAATTAGAAAGTCCCATACAGATTGTGGAGTTATCAGGATTATCACAATACCCACCGGAGATAATACCATTAGGTACGAATTGCCAGTACGGGAAAATTAAGAATTTTACGAAGCGATGACACTGCATGTTACTGTTCCGTGTTCCCATAACTATTTCATTCGGATTCGCCGTGCACAAGTTGAGAACTCATACCCTGACTAGAGTCCCTCCTACACCGGCGGCCAAATACGCTTTGCAACCGTCGGCGATCCCGGTGCGTGATCGAGGGTACCGACCACCTTGATAGACCATTCCCTCTCGGCCCCCTGAAGCAATTTAATACCTGGAAAATGCTCCAGCACTTCTTCAGATATAAGTTCGTAGAAAATACTGTGTTTGGCCCATCCCGATGAGGAGATAAGTTTACGCACTCCAATACAGCCATGCATTCGTTCAAGAGAAGGCAACCGCAATTGGGCATACCAAGTCCCCATCTCCAATTCATCCTCAGCAGATTCAAGGTTAAAGCTCCCTATCTGGATTACCGGCCCCGGCACGCTCCCTGGAGTTCTTTGGGCGCTTTCGGGACCGTCCAACCGGAGCTCCTCGGCGAAGATACAAGTTCGCTCCCCGATTCGGCGTCCAAGCATCTCGCGTGTCTCGGTGCTCTGGTTTTCGACTATATGGGCCAAGCTCGGGTTCATGAAGGTATAGGTTGATTCTCCGCCGAACATAGCCACGAATTCGGTTCCCGATGGGATGGATGTATCGTCCGCGTACTTCACGTGCGGATTTATTTCCTGAGATTTCCCCCTCCCCAACAACTCGTAGTGTGCGCCCCAGAGAAAGCCGGGGCGGGAAGACATCTCGGGGATGTATTTCTCGTGGAACCAGGCGAGATATTCCGCTTCGCCCTCTATCGGAAGGTCATACCATGTCACCCAAAGGCCCATGTCCATATGTCTCATCTCCTTTTTAAATTTCGTTTCCTTGCATTGAGAGGTCTAGGCCGAATTCTATATTTGATTTAATAGACGGCAAATAATCCTTGAATACCTGAATTAAAACCTGTGCGATATCCATGCTGGGAATTTTGCCACGCTTGTGCCCCATAGAGCGAACCTCTTAAGTTGGTCTTGTTGCACAATTCCAGTTGCTAGCGGACCAGGGCCCTCTTGCCTCACGCACTACCGGACCCGGATGGATTTAGGTATCCCAATTCCCGTCATTCGATTCAGCGCAGCACATTTCACCATTACTTCCGCTTATTGACTATCAGGCCCTCGAGTGGCGAGGCGTCCACCAAATACCGCCTTGAATCGTGAGAAGGTATTCTTCGCCAGACTCTGCCGGATGTAACTGTTTAATACTCGCCATTCGTAGTGCCCCTTCCATGGGCAGCTTCGTGGCATGCCCTGGTATCGTAGGCACCCCGTCAGCGGAAACTTGACGCACCCGGCCGGGGATCTGATCGAGCAAAGGCGGCAACATCAGACAGTCGTGGAAACTATTTTTCGTAACTTCCATAGCCACAATTTCCTTTGTTCTCTCGTCAACGCCCAGATACAGTTTACGCCAAGCTCATCGACGACTGGAGGTTGAGAAGAAACACGGACTTCAGCACCAGAGCGCACTGAATCGCGGTGTCCAAGTAAACCTTTGGTGTGCCCGGTCCAATGCGTTACTCCGTGTTTCGCCGCCCCGCGATGGCGTCTTCATCGAACCAGAATATCAGTCGACCTCTCGCGATGAGAGCCCGATTGTAATCGAGCCAATTTCGGACACGATACCGAAATACATAGTCATTTTTTGTCATGGACCTAACGTACCGGCACAGCAATAATTTTGGAATTCTGCAGCAGTTCTCCCCAAACCCACCTTGTTTTTGGCGGCAGAGAATACGGCGCTTTTGGGTCGGTTTGGGGGCTGAAAGTTTCTCTGGATAAGACTTTATTTTCGCCAGAATCCCCCGAATACGCCCACAGCCCGAGACCTTTTAAGGTTCCCGGGCTGCGGAGAATACTTAGTGAGACTCTTTGGTGGAGGCGGCGAAAATTGAACCTTACTTCCAAATCGCCTCTAAACCCTTGCGGGAGGTGGCTTTTCCTCAATTCACAAAATGTTACAGAAATATGTTCATCCCATCTGGTCCCGTTTGCTCCCATATCGTCCCACCGCTACGTACTGGCTTACGGCACTATAGCTGCACTTCAGTTTCATGGATTTTCCTCGGCCTCTTCTCTGCCCCTGATTTTTCTCCAAGCGAGCAAATCCATATCATCACACCCACAATGACCTGTACCGCCTCCACGGACACGTTTTGAGTTCCTTGGGGTGGTGGATTAGTAATTCTCCACGCCAATGGCAATGAATGTTCCCAACAAGAACGAACTTCTCGATGAATATTATTTATTCTCACTCAAAAACTCGAAGTCGATTTCATGTATTGTTGCGGAATTCAAAAAATCGTTCAGTTCCTGTTTGATCAAAGCCCATTTAGCATGATGGGGGCAGACGCTTGCATTGCCACACACACCTAAGCCGACCACACAATTAGAAAATGACTCC
Coding sequences within it:
- a CDS encoding cupin domain-containing protein translates to MEMKSTLEVVNEKEIDSHAGVTDDQTIQPLVGHPERPTDRLRIVLATFEPNTLEKLHWHPIEAFYYVISGRANVRDFEGKEYDVGPGTSIYAPPGIASAHEWEVKETLQLIAVRGTNDPTKNMPFTVEKDTKRSYINLDELMRREGGRFKSHY
- a CDS encoding anaerobic glycerol-3-phosphate dehydrogenase subunit C, with amino-acid sequence MVSWEKLESDLKETVEGEVRFDPYYKKLYSTDASMYRIEPVGVVIPRSNEDVRRTLEISAAHRAAVLSRGGGTSIAGQTVGKAVVIDFSKYMNRVVEHDLDNEWARVQPGLVQDHFNDYLKPYGFVFGPNTSTSSRATLGGMMGNNSSGSESLVYGKTVDHVHEISGFLAGGEPFTFGPLEGAALKAKLEEKSRVGDIHRTLRRLSNENRQVIDDRYPKIMRRVAGYNLDELIKDEPFNLAKFLVGSEGTLATITEAKVRICHRPKARGSLAIHFDSIERALAASAQILAHRPAALEFMDRILLELAQQNIEARRWMTAFVQGDPAATLQVIFFGDDAEEVRGKVGDLVSELERYNIGYSHIPLLNSAGQAAISNVRKAGLGLLLGVKGDKKPCAFIEDCAVAPEKLLDYYHRLDKIIREHGTEGSYCGHSSVGLMHIRPGINLKMESEIEKMISIQEQTADLVLEFGGAMSGEHGDGLARSHLIPKFFGPKLNNAFREVKRVFDPEGLMNPGKIVDGDPFTDNFRISPTYKTVPIPTIMDFSSDGGFARAIEMCNGVGACRKRDGTMCPSFQVTNEEEHSTRGRANALREVISGGIEGEDLSSKRLYEVMDLCLACKGCKAECPSSVDMAKIKAEVMQAHWDSHGTPARARLFGRIAQINRLSKPFAALVNMSYKSIFIRSLMERFLGVDRRRKLSPLVNETFEDWFRSRPKGSKSGQGKVLFMNDTFTNYHHPEVGKAAICVLEAAGFEVHLAEMGCCGRPLISNGLLREARELAGENLTRLSSALREGTYIVGVEPSCLLTLRDEYPDLMVGEESRHLADSVFLLEEFLVHLKEKGKLDLPLRKLPGRALFHGHCHQKSLVGSGPSLEVLKLIPGLEVEEIPSGCCGMAGAFGYQKEHYDISLAIGGMKLFPAIKESNEDTYVIANGVSCRQQIDHGTGRQARHLVEFLADAIEK